The Lichenihabitans psoromatis genome contains a region encoding:
- the prfB gene encoding peptide chain release factor 2 (programmed frameshift) encodes MRAEPLQLVEDIKQSVGLLRRHLDVDTATRRLAELNAKSEDPALWNDAQLAQKLMRERTELEDRLGGVTRLERDLDDAIMLVELAEEEDDVGVEKEAIDQLKALKADAARRQIEALLAGEADANDTFIEVHSGAGGTESQDWTRMLFRMYYRWAERHKFKVEVVEETAGDEAGLKSATLLVKGHNAYGWLKTESGVHRLVRISPFDSAARRHTSFASAWVYPLVDDRIDIDVKETDCRIDTYRSSGAGGQHVNTTDSAVRITHMPSGIVVACQNERSQHKNRATAWNMLRARLYEAELERREAAANADAASKTDIGWGHQIRSYVLQPYQLVKDLRTGVTSGTPDDVLDGDLDPFMEAALAHRLSGRTVEVEDVD; translated from the exons ATGCGCGCTGAACCGCTGCAGCTCGTCGAAGACATCAAGCAGTCCGTAGGGCTGCTGAGGAGGCATCTT GACGTCGATACTGCAACCCGTCGCCTCGCCGAATTAAACGCCAAATCCGAAGACCCTGCGCTCTGGAACGACGCGCAACTCGCCCAGAAACTGATGCGCGAGCGCACCGAGCTCGAAGATCGGCTGGGCGGCGTGACACGCCTCGAGCGTGATCTCGACGATGCCATCATGCTGGTCGAACTCGCCGAAGAGGAAGATGATGTCGGGGTCGAAAAGGAAGCGATCGATCAACTGAAGGCCCTCAAGGCCGATGCGGCACGTCGCCAGATCGAGGCTTTGCTGGCCGGCGAAGCCGATGCAAACGACACCTTCATCGAGGTCCATTCGGGGGCCGGCGGAACCGAGAGCCAGGATTGGACCCGCATGCTGTTCCGCATGTACTACCGCTGGGCGGAGCGGCATAAGTTCAAGGTCGAGGTTGTCGAGGAAACGGCCGGTGACGAAGCCGGACTGAAGTCCGCGACGCTGCTGGTCAAGGGCCATAATGCCTACGGCTGGTTGAAGACCGAGTCGGGCGTGCATCGTCTCGTGCGGATTTCGCCTTTCGATTCGGCGGCGCGTCGGCATACGAGCTTTGCGTCGGCTTGGGTCTATCCCCTGGTGGACGACCGGATCGACATCGACGTGAAGGAAACCGACTGCCGCATCGACACCTATCGGTCGTCGGGCGCCGGCGGTCAGCATGTCAACACCACCGATTCGGCGGTGCGGATAACGCACATGCCTTCCGGCATCGTGGTGGCCTGTCAGAACGAGCGATCGCAGCACAAGAACCGCGCGACCGCCTGGAACATGTTGCGAGCCCGGCTTTATGAGGCGGAACTCGAACGACGCGAAGCCGCGGCCAACGCCGACGCGGCGTCAAAGACCGATATCGGCTGGGGTCACCAGATCCGGTCCTACGTTCTGCAGCCCTACCAGTTGGTCAAGGACCTGCGGACCGGTGTGACGTCAGGAACGCCGGACGACGTGCTGGACGGCGACCTCGACCCGTTTATGGAGGCCGCGCTCGCGCATCGGCTGTCGGGCCGTACTGTCGAGGTCGAGGACGTTGATTAA
- a CDS encoding acyl-CoA dehydrogenase family protein has translation MSPFAPTTHLATHDVGNQPGDLVDRNLYADDIALREAVLREAGAWLDERAMRLGAVVGSQAVVALGQDANRFPPELTSFDRFGRRIDEVRFHPSYHALMALATDHEIHSLAWTTRQPGGHVAHAALLAVFAQSEAGTMCPINMTYAAVPALRVEPNLTAAWIAKVLSGCYDAPLRPIEGKAGVTLGMAMTEKQGGSDVRANTTRADARQDGTYGLTGHKWFCSAPMSDGFLTLAQAPGGLTCFLVPRIAPDSTRNGIRLMRLKDKLGNRSNASAEIEYEDAAAFRLGPEGSGVKVIIDMVHHTRLGTIACTLGIMRAALSQAVHHTSRRMAFGKPLIAHPLMTAVLADLALDYEAAVVLVMRVARAFSATDESERAFARLGVALAKYWLTKRCSNFVYEAMECLGGAGYVEDGPMPRLYREAPLNAIWEGSGNVIALDVLRTLAREPAARAAYEAELAPALGIHAAFDSAAQILREAMSETAPAEARARHLVERMAVMLQAALLIRYAPSAVSDAFCMARIAPDHAFSYGALACNVDLVAIMDRQTLC, from the coding sequence ATGTCGCCTTTCGCACCGACCACACATCTTGCGACTCACGACGTCGGCAACCAGCCGGGCGACCTCGTCGACCGTAACCTCTATGCCGACGACATCGCGCTCCGCGAGGCCGTGCTGCGGGAGGCGGGGGCGTGGCTGGACGAGCGCGCGATGCGGCTTGGGGCGGTCGTCGGATCGCAAGCCGTGGTGGCGCTTGGGCAGGATGCGAACCGGTTCCCGCCAGAGCTCACGAGCTTTGACCGGTTCGGGCGGCGGATCGACGAGGTCCGGTTCCACCCGAGTTATCATGCGCTGATGGCGCTTGCGACCGACCACGAGATCCACAGCCTTGCCTGGACGACGCGTCAGCCTGGCGGTCACGTCGCCCATGCGGCTTTGCTGGCGGTTTTTGCGCAGAGCGAAGCCGGAACGATGTGCCCCATCAACATGACCTATGCGGCCGTGCCAGCGTTACGGGTCGAGCCCAACCTGACAGCAGCCTGGATCGCCAAGGTGCTAAGCGGTTGCTACGACGCGCCCTTGCGGCCGATCGAGGGTAAAGCCGGCGTCACGCTCGGCATGGCCATGACCGAGAAGCAGGGCGGCAGCGATGTCCGCGCGAATACAACCCGAGCCGACGCGCGGCAGGACGGAACCTACGGGCTGACAGGGCACAAGTGGTTCTGTTCGGCCCCGATGAGCGACGGGTTCCTGACCTTGGCTCAGGCGCCGGGCGGTCTGACGTGCTTTCTCGTGCCGCGCATCGCACCAGACAGCACGCGCAATGGCATTCGCCTCATGCGACTAAAGGACAAGCTGGGCAATCGATCCAACGCCTCAGCCGAAATCGAATATGAAGATGCGGCCGCCTTCCGGCTTGGGCCGGAAGGGAGTGGCGTCAAAGTCATCATCGATATGGTGCATCACACACGGCTGGGAACGATCGCCTGCACGCTCGGCATCATGCGGGCCGCTCTGTCCCAAGCCGTGCATCACACGTCGCGCAGGATGGCTTTCGGCAAACCCTTGATCGCACACCCGCTGATGACGGCGGTGCTGGCCGATCTCGCGCTCGATTACGAGGCCGCGGTCGTGCTGGTGATGCGTGTCGCTCGCGCCTTTTCTGCGACCGACGAGAGCGAACGTGCCTTTGCGCGCCTCGGCGTGGCGCTGGCCAAATATTGGCTGACCAAACGCTGCTCCAACTTCGTCTACGAGGCGATGGAATGTCTGGGTGGCGCCGGTTACGTCGAGGACGGGCCGATGCCGCGCCTCTACCGAGAAGCGCCGCTCAACGCCATCTGGGAGGGCTCCGGCAATGTCATCGCTCTCGATGTCTTGCGGACCCTGGCGCGGGAGCCGGCGGCCCGCGCAGCCTACGAGGCCGAACTGGCGCCCGCGCTCGGGATCCATGCGGCTTTCGATAGTGCGGCGCAGATCCTCCGCGAGGCGATGAGCGAGACGGCGCCCGCTGAAGCCCGTGCGAGGCATCTTGTGGAGCGAATGGCCGTGATGTTGCAGGCCGCGCTGCTGATCCGCTACGCGCCATCGGCCGTGTCGGATGCCTTCTGTATGGCCCGGATCGCGCCCGATCACGCTTTCAGCTACGGCGCGCTGGCATGCAATGTCGACCTCGTCGCCATCATGGACCGGCAGACATTGTGCTAG
- the gatB gene encoding Asp-tRNA(Asn)/Glu-tRNA(Gln) amidotransferase subunit GatB produces the protein MATSVSDKLLRGATGDWEIVVGMEIHAQVTSNSKLFSGASTAFGAEPNTHVSLVDAAMPGMLPVINQACVAQAVRTGLGLKAQINKRSSFDRKNYFYPDLPQGYQISQFKSPIVGEGEVVVDLTPTEQFHVGIERLHLEQDAGKSLHDQSPTASFVDLNRSGVALMEIVSKPDMRSADEAKAYVTKLRTILRYLGTCDGDMEKGSLRADVNVSVRRPGDPLGTRCEIKNVNSIRFIGQAVDTEARRQVAILEDGGSIDQETRLFDPAKGETRSMRSKEEAHDYRYFPDPDLLPLEFDDAFVAALAADLPELPDAKKARFMQQHGLSPYDASVLVAERELADYYEQAVAHEPQGRDPKLVANWITGDVAASANAAGTSVAASAITAAQVAELVDVIADGTISGKIAKDILLLMAGEDRGHAPREIVERRGLRQVTDTGAIEAAVDAIIAGNPDKVAQVQAKPTMLGWFVGQVMKSTGGKANPQAVNDVLKAKLGI, from the coding sequence ATGGCAACGTCCGTTTCCGACAAGCTGCTGCGCGGCGCGACCGGCGACTGGGAGATCGTGGTCGGCATGGAAATCCATGCCCAGGTCACCTCGAATTCCAAGCTGTTTTCCGGCGCCTCGACCGCCTTCGGGGCCGAGCCCAACACCCATGTGTCGCTCGTCGATGCCGCGATGCCGGGCATGCTGCCGGTTATCAACCAGGCTTGCGTCGCGCAGGCGGTTCGTACCGGGCTCGGCCTCAAAGCGCAGATCAACAAGCGGTCGAGCTTCGACCGCAAAAACTACTTTTATCCTGACCTGCCGCAGGGCTATCAGATTTCGCAGTTCAAGAGCCCGATCGTCGGCGAGGGCGAGGTCGTGGTCGATCTGACCCCGACCGAGCAGTTCCATGTCGGCATCGAACGCCTGCATCTCGAGCAGGATGCCGGCAAATCGCTGCACGATCAGTCTCCCACCGCGAGCTTCGTCGACCTCAATCGTTCCGGCGTCGCTCTCATGGAGATCGTGTCGAAGCCCGACATGCGGTCGGCCGACGAGGCGAAAGCCTATGTGACGAAGCTCCGCACCATCCTGCGCTATCTCGGCACCTGCGATGGTGACATGGAGAAGGGCAGCCTGCGTGCCGACGTCAATGTCTCGGTGCGCCGTCCGGGCGACCCGCTGGGCACGCGTTGCGAGATCAAAAACGTCAATTCGATCCGGTTCATCGGGCAGGCTGTCGATACAGAAGCCCGGCGCCAGGTCGCAATTCTAGAAGATGGCGGCAGCATCGACCAGGAAACGCGGCTGTTCGATCCCGCCAAGGGCGAGACCCGCTCGATGCGATCGAAAGAAGAAGCGCATGACTACCGCTATTTTCCCGACCCCGATCTGCTGCCGCTTGAATTCGACGACGCTTTCGTAGCGGCGCTTGCGGCCGATCTGCCGGAATTGCCGGATGCCAAGAAGGCGCGCTTCATGCAGCAGCATGGCTTGTCGCCCTACGACGCCAGCGTCTTAGTGGCCGAGCGGGAACTCGCCGATTATTATGAGCAGGCTGTCGCGCATGAGCCGCAGGGCCGCGACCCGAAGCTCGTGGCGAATTGGATCACCGGCGATGTCGCAGCCTCGGCCAATGCGGCTGGAACCTCCGTGGCGGCTTCGGCCATCACGGCCGCTCAGGTCGCCGAACTCGTCGACGTGATTGCCGACGGCACGATCTCGGGCAAGATCGCCAAGGACATCTTGCTCCTGATGGCCGGCGAGGACCGTGGCCATGCCCCGCGTGAGATCGTCGAGCGGCGCGGCCTGCGGCAGGTCACCGACACGGGAGCCATCGAGGCCGCGGTCGACGCGATCATTGCGGGAAATCCCGACAAGGTCGCCCAAGTGCAGGCAAAGCCGACGATGCTCGGCTGGTTCGTGGGTCAAGTCATGAAATCGACCGGCGGCAAGGCCAACCCTCAGGCCGTCAACGATGTGCTGAAGGCCAAGCTGGGCATCTAA
- a CDS encoding chorismate mutase encodes MGGVIPGAETTILAPLRERIDAIDVALVDLFAERVRIVREVIDVKEQHEIPARLPDRVEAVVARVRAHAEAKTCPPDLAEAVWRTVIEWTIAFEEQHMAHSTKPTK; translated from the coding sequence GTGGGCGGCGTGATTCCGGGCGCCGAAACAACCATCCTGGCGCCGCTGCGTGAGCGTATCGACGCGATCGATGTCGCCCTCGTCGATCTTTTCGCCGAGCGCGTCCGTATCGTTCGCGAGGTGATTGACGTCAAAGAACAGCACGAGATCCCGGCTCGGTTGCCGGATCGCGTCGAGGCGGTCGTGGCGCGTGTGCGCGCCCATGCCGAAGCCAAGACCTGCCCGCCCGATCTCGCCGAAGCGGTTTGGCGGACCGTGATCGAATGGACCATCGCGTTCGAGGAGCAGCATATGGCGCACTCGACCAAGCCGACCAAATAA
- the gatA gene encoding Asp-tRNA(Asn)/Glu-tRNA(Gln) amidotransferase subunit GatA: protein MTDPTRLTLAEARDALVSKSLSAVELTDAYIGAIEAARSLNGFVTETPEIARKMAAKSDATLARGEGGPLEGIPLGIKDLYCTKGVTTTAGSRILRDFVPPYESTVSSQLWRDGAVMLGKLNLDEFAMGSSNETSHFGPVTSPWRKPGQNAALVPGGSSGGSAAAVAARLCLGATATDTGGSIRQPAAFTGTVGIKPTYGRCSRYGVVAFASSLDQAGPIARNVRDTAILMRSMAGYDPKDATSVDVPVPNYETSVGSSVKGKTIGIPKEYRIDGMPAEIEALWHQGIAWLRDAGATIVDVSLPHTKYALPAYYIVAPAEASSNLARYDGVRYGLRVPGRDIGDMYGQTRAAGFGKEVRRRIMIGTYVLSAGYYDAYYVKAQKIRTLIKRDFETVYAAGVDALLTPATPSAAFAVGEKGSGDPVEMYLNDVFTVTVNMAGLPGIAVPGGSSADGLPLGLQLIGRPFDEETLFSLAEVIEQAAPKVHLPDAWWAA from the coding sequence GCGCGCGATGCTCTTGTGTCGAAGTCGCTGTCGGCCGTTGAATTGACCGACGCTTATATCGGCGCCATCGAGGCGGCCCGCAGCCTCAACGGCTTCGTGACTGAAACGCCCGAGATCGCGCGCAAGATGGCGGCGAAATCGGACGCGACTTTGGCGCGCGGAGAGGGTGGTCCGCTCGAAGGCATCCCGCTCGGCATCAAGGATCTTTACTGCACCAAAGGCGTCACCACGACTGCCGGCAGCCGCATCCTGCGCGACTTTGTCCCGCCCTACGAATCGACGGTCTCGTCGCAGTTGTGGCGCGACGGTGCCGTCATGTTGGGCAAGCTCAACCTCGACGAATTCGCCATGGGATCGTCGAACGAGACCTCCCATTTCGGTCCGGTGACCTCGCCCTGGCGCAAGCCCGGCCAAAACGCTGCCTTGGTGCCGGGTGGCTCCTCCGGCGGGTCGGCGGCAGCGGTTGCGGCGCGCCTCTGCCTCGGCGCAACCGCGACCGATACGGGCGGCTCCATCCGGCAGCCGGCCGCTTTCACGGGGACGGTCGGGATCAAGCCTACCTACGGCCGTTGCTCGCGCTACGGCGTGGTCGCGTTCGCGTCCTCGCTCGATCAGGCGGGTCCGATCGCCCGCAACGTGCGCGATACAGCGATTCTGATGCGGTCGATGGCCGGCTACGACCCGAAGGACGCGACCTCGGTCGATGTTCCGGTCCCGAATTACGAGACGTCGGTCGGTTCGTCGGTCAAGGGCAAGACGATCGGCATTCCAAAGGAATACCGCATCGACGGGATGCCGGCCGAGATCGAGGCGCTCTGGCACCAGGGGATCGCATGGCTTCGCGACGCGGGCGCCACGATCGTTGACGTGTCGCTGCCGCATACGAAATATGCGCTCCCGGCCTATTATATCGTGGCGCCGGCCGAAGCATCGTCCAATCTCGCGCGCTATGACGGGGTGCGCTATGGGCTCCGCGTGCCTGGCCGCGATATCGGCGACATGTACGGCCAGACTCGCGCGGCCGGTTTCGGCAAGGAAGTCCGCCGCCGCATCATGATCGGGACCTATGTGCTCTCGGCCGGCTATTACGACGCTTATTATGTCAAGGCGCAAAAGATCCGCACCTTGATCAAGCGCGACTTCGAGACCGTTTATGCCGCTGGTGTCGACGCGCTGCTGACCCCGGCGACTCCCTCGGCCGCTTTCGCGGTCGGTGAAAAGGGCAGCGGCGATCCGGTCGAGATGTATCTGAACGACGTGTTCACCGTGACGGTCAATATGGCGGGCCTGCCCGGCATTGCGGTGCCGGGTGGATCATCCGCCGATGGCTTGCCGCTCGGCCTGCAGTTGATCGGCCGCCCCTTCGACGAGGAAACTTTATTTTCCCTCGCCGAGGTCATCGAGCAGGCCGCCCCGAAGGTGCATCTGCCGGATGCGTGGTGGGCGGCGTGA